A region of Deinococcus rubellus DNA encodes the following proteins:
- a CDS encoding IS630 family transposase (programmed frameshift) gives MTDRWLPSHLTRPQLEERRLHFLQLLETQTHNTQELAEFLGVSVSTIRDWKYRLRHRGPDALQATVTTGRPPALSGEQRDVLKDLLIKGAQVHGFPDDSWTTLRVREVIGRHFNRWHHRDHVRRILHQLGFSRQKPDKRALEQNPEAVATWIQTTLPENQKKVAAGATLVFLDEVGFSLKGTVRCTWALRGQTPVVFGKASWDKVSTIGALSSTGQFLQHTQHGAFKGPDVIRFLQHVLTHVPGEVVVVLDNAGIHKTKAVTAFVAGESRLTLQYLPPYAPELNPIELVWAYVKRNVLGNFCARTLKELKARLKVGWQRVRYVRLPDRLLHSYLPS, from the exons GTGACTGACCGTTGGCTCCCATCGCACCTCACCAGACCTCAACTCGAAGAACGTCGACTGCACTTTCTCCAGCTTCTCGAGACTCAAACGCACAACACCCAGGAACTCGCTGAGTTCCTGGGTGTTTCGGTGAGTACCATCCGCGACTGGAAGTATCGCCTCCGTCACCGTGGCCCAGATGCGCTCCAGGCCACCGTCACGACGGGCCGACCGCCTGCGCTCTCCGGGGAGCAGCGTGACGTCCTCAAAGACCTGCTCATCAAGGGTGCGCAGGTCCACGGCTTCCCCGATGACAGCTGGACGACCCTCCGGGTCAGAGAGGTCATCGGTCGGCACTTCAACCGCTGGCATCACCGCGATCACGTGCGGAGAATCCTGCATCAGCTGGGCTTTTCCCGCCAGAAGCCCGACAAGCGCGCACTGGAACAGAACCCGGAAGCGGTGGCCACCTGGATTCAGACCACCCTGCCCGAGA ATCAAAAAAAAGTAGCTGCTGGAGCGACGCTGGTCTTCCTAGATGAAGTCGGCTTCAGCCTGAAAGGGACGGTCAGGTGCACCTGGGCGCTGCGCGGCCAGACGCCCGTGGTGTTCGGGAAAGCCAGCTGGGACAAGGTCTCGACGATTGGTGCGCTCAGCAGTACCGGCCAGTTCCTACAGCACACGCAACATGGCGCATTCAAAGGCCCGGATGTGATTCGCTTCCTGCAGCACGTGTTGACACACGTCCCAGGGGAGGTCGTGGTGGTGCTGGACAACGCTGGCATCCACAAGACGAAGGCCGTGACGGCCTTCGTCGCGGGTGAATCCCGGCTGACACTGCAGTACCTCCCACCCTATGCTCCGGAGTTGAACCCCATTGAGCTGGTGTGGGCGTACGTCAAGCGGAATGTGCTGGGGAATTTCTGCGCGCGGACGTTGAAGGAGCTCAAGGCGCGCCTCAAAGTCGGGTGGCAGCGCGTCCGGTATGTCCGCCTCCCTGATCGCCTCCTGCATAGCTACCTTCCATCGTGA
- the scpB gene encoding SMC-Scp complex subunit ScpB: MKATVKSLIGAALLAAGRPLRAAELGKLLDMSEAQARAQIEAYAADLARAELGFLVEEVAGGFRLVVPPALAQQLAPLLSPPPLPGLSGAALEVLAVIAYRQPVTRAEIEAMRGGSASTVITLQERELIKVVGRADAVGQPLLYATTERFLLEFGLRDVRDLPPLQAEGAEFSQLLRG, encoded by the coding sequence GTGAAGGCAACTGTGAAGTCGCTGATCGGCGCGGCGCTGCTGGCGGCGGGACGGCCTCTGCGGGCGGCGGAACTGGGCAAGCTGCTGGACATGAGTGAGGCGCAGGCACGCGCCCAGATCGAAGCCTACGCCGCCGATCTGGCCCGCGCCGAACTGGGCTTTCTGGTCGAGGAGGTGGCGGGCGGCTTCCGGCTGGTCGTACCGCCTGCTCTGGCGCAGCAGCTTGCTCCGCTGCTCTCACCGCCGCCGCTGCCGGGCCTGTCGGGTGCGGCACTGGAAGTGCTGGCCGTCATCGCCTACCGCCAGCCGGTGACCCGCGCCGAGATCGAGGCGATGCGCGGCGGCAGTGCCAGTACGGTCATCACCTTGCAGGAGCGCGAACTGATCAAGGTGGTGGGCCGTGCCGACGCCGTGGGCCAGCCGCTGCTCTACGCCACCACCGAGCGCTTCTTGCTCGAATTCGGCCTGCGCGATGTGCGCGATCTGCCGCCCCTGCAGGCCGAGGGGGCGGAATTCAGCCAGTTGCTGCGCGGCTAA
- a CDS encoding L-threonylcarbamoyladenylate synthase produces MKHGQTQPQPQWEAALAALTRGRIIGFPTETVWGLGTDAHSPSAVAALSVIKGRPSGKALQVSCADVTQARALAAPQELHFEALAALLPGPLTLVVRAAPTCPAWLVFGGKVGLRVPDHTLTQALLRRWGRPLATTSLNPAGQPSARTLAEARRYGLAEVLLEVPSEDPSNPLAAPEASHLPSTVVDCESGEILRQGALPASIIRAVLAGLP; encoded by the coding sequence TTGAAGCACGGTCAAACACAGCCTCAGCCGCAGTGGGAGGCGGCACTCGCGGCCCTGACGCGCGGCAGGATCATCGGTTTTCCCACCGAGACCGTCTGGGGGCTGGGCACCGACGCCCACTCGCCCTCGGCGGTCGCGGCGCTCTCGGTCATCAAGGGCCGCCCGTCGGGCAAGGCCTTGCAAGTCTCGTGTGCTGACGTGACGCAGGCCCGCGCCCTCGCCGCGCCGCAGGAGCTCCATTTCGAGGCGCTGGCGGCCCTGCTGCCTGGCCCGCTGACCCTGGTGGTGCGCGCCGCGCCGACCTGCCCGGCGTGGCTGGTGTTCGGCGGCAAGGTGGGCCTGCGGGTGCCGGACCATACCCTCACCCAGGCCCTGCTCAGGCGCTGGGGCAGGCCGCTGGCAACCACCAGTCTCAATCCGGCGGGCCAGCCGAGTGCCCGCACGCTGGCCGAGGCGCGGCGCTACGGGCTGGCTGAAGTGCTGCTGGAGGTGCCGTCCGAAGACCCATCCAACCCGCTCGCCGCGCCCGAGGCCAGTCACCTTCCCAGCACCGTCGTGGACTGCGAGAGCGGGGAGATTCTGCGCCAGGGAGCGCTGCCCGCGTCCATCATCCGGGCGGTGCTGGCCGGGCTGCCGTGA
- a CDS encoding type II secretion system F family protein → MPVFEYRVRDRSGKVLKSQTEADSIAQVRDSLRAKGLMIVDIKAPRKGMQTDLSDLKIPFLSDRPPGLKPVAIFSKQLATLINAGVPLVQALTIMQRQIEHTGLQNVVRKVRNDVEAGTPMSEAIAKFPKVFNRLYVNLVRAGETSGTLDSVLERISDFQEKDLALRGKIKSAMTYPVIVLVFALLITYFLLTTIVPQFGGILTQLGGDLPPLTRGLMAASDFLKTKTIVIVLIVAVIVVAYRQYYKTNKGRRVIDDFKLKTPVFGTLMKRTAIASFARTFGLLISSGVNIIESLEITKGTANNAIVEDTIENAKNVVMVGEQMSGSLAASPVFPPMVVSMIAIGEETGALDTMLGKVADFYDREVEEAVEGLTAAIEPVMIVFLGTIVGLIVAGMFLPMFSIINQLSK, encoded by the coding sequence ATGCCGGTCTTTGAATACCGCGTGCGTGATCGCAGCGGCAAGGTGCTCAAATCCCAAACCGAAGCCGACTCGATTGCCCAGGTGCGCGACTCGCTGCGCGCCAAGGGCCTGATGATCGTCGATATCAAGGCCCCCAGAAAGGGCATGCAGACCGATCTCAGCGATCTCAAGATTCCCTTCCTGAGTGACCGCCCACCTGGCCTCAAGCCGGTGGCCATCTTCTCCAAGCAGCTCGCCACCCTGATCAACGCCGGGGTGCCGCTGGTGCAGGCCCTGACCATCATGCAGCGCCAGATCGAGCACACGGGGCTGCAAAATGTGGTCCGAAAGGTCCGCAACGATGTGGAAGCCGGAACGCCGATGTCCGAGGCGATCGCCAAATTTCCCAAGGTCTTTAACCGTCTCTATGTCAACCTGGTGCGCGCGGGTGAAACCAGCGGCACCCTCGACAGCGTGCTGGAGCGCATCAGCGACTTTCAGGAAAAGGATTTGGCCCTGCGCGGCAAGATCAAGAGTGCCATGACCTACCCGGTGATCGTGCTGGTCTTTGCCCTGCTGATCACCTACTTCCTGCTCACCACCATCGTGCCCCAGTTCGGCGGCATTCTGACCCAGCTCGGCGGCGACCTGCCACCGCTCACCCGTGGGCTGATGGCCGCTTCCGACTTTCTCAAAACGAAAACCATCGTGATTGTTCTGATCGTGGCCGTGATCGTCGTCGCCTACCGGCAGTACTACAAGACCAACAAAGGCCGGCGCGTCATCGACGACTTCAAGTTGAAGACACCTGTCTTCGGCACCCTCATGAAGAGGACGGCCATCGCCAGCTTTGCGCGCACCTTCGGCCTGCTGATCAGCAGCGGCGTGAACATCATCGAGAGTCTGGAAATCACCAAGGGCACGGCCAACAACGCCATCGTGGAAGACACCATCGAGAACGCCAAGAACGTGGTGATGGTCGGCGAGCAGATGAGCGGCAGTCTGGCGGCCAGTCCGGTGTTTCCACCGATGGTGGTCAGCATGATCGCCATCGGCGAGGAAACCGGCGCGCTCGACACCATGCTCGGCAAGGTCGCCGACTTCTACGACCGCGAAGTCGAGGAGGCCGTCGAGGGTCTGACCGCCGCCATCGAACCGGTTATGATCGTTTTCCTGGGCACCATCGTCGGTCTGATCGTGGCGGGTATGTTCCTGCCGATGTTCAGCATCATCAACCAGCTCAGCAAGTGA
- a CDS encoding M20 family metallopeptidase translates to MTHSRPASPSGSLPDPQSEPLLSLLRDLKQLVELESPSSDALAVCAVQDVVEGWARAMHASTHSLPGGTRQLLFGAAAEPSTGPSASERPILVLAHADTVWPHGTLAEMPLRVENDRVYGPGSYDMKGGIAGLFAALRALDGQYPAGGIEVLLTPDEEIGSTQSRPVIEAAARRARAVLVVEPPVADSHALKSGRKGVGHFVVGLSGVAAHAGNKPHEGASAITEAAHQLLAVQALADAAAGTTVSVGFISGGGAVNVIPAQARFEVDVRVASLAEGERIDTAMQSLRPHDRRVSLNVTGGLNRPPFERGPETLALFGQARKLAADLGFDLSEEVVGGGSDGNFTAALVPTLDGLGAPGDGAHAAHEHIRLDRWPDHVRLLTALLREI, encoded by the coding sequence ATGACCCATTCCCGACCTGCCTCGCCGTCCGGCTCTCTTCCCGACCCCCAGTCCGAGCCGCTCCTCTCGCTGCTGCGTGACCTCAAGCAACTGGTCGAACTCGAATCGCCCAGTTCCGACGCCCTGGCCGTCTGCGCCGTGCAGGATGTGGTGGAGGGGTGGGCCAGGGCCATGCACGCCAGCACCCACAGCCTGCCCGGCGGCACCCGGCAGTTGCTGTTCGGCGCGGCGGCTGAACCGTCCACCGGGCCCTCAGCGAGTGAGCGTCCCATTCTGGTGCTGGCCCATGCCGATACCGTCTGGCCGCACGGCACGCTGGCCGAGATGCCGCTGAGGGTTGAGAATGACCGCGTCTACGGCCCCGGCAGCTACGACATGAAGGGCGGCATCGCGGGCCTGTTCGCCGCGCTGCGGGCGCTCGATGGCCAGTACCCGGCGGGCGGCATCGAGGTGCTGCTCACCCCCGACGAGGAGATCGGCAGTACCCAGAGTCGCCCGGTGATCGAGGCCGCCGCCCGGCGTGCCCGTGCCGTGCTGGTGGTCGAGCCGCCGGTGGCCGACAGCCACGCCCTCAAGTCCGGGCGCAAGGGGGTGGGACACTTCGTGGTCGGGCTGAGCGGGGTGGCAGCCCACGCGGGCAACAAACCCCACGAGGGAGCCAGTGCCATCACTGAGGCGGCGCATCAGCTTCTGGCGGTGCAGGCCCTGGCCGATGCGGCGGCAGGCACCACCGTCAGCGTCGGCTTCATTTCCGGCGGCGGCGCAGTCAACGTGATTCCGGCCCAGGCCCGCTTCGAGGTCGATGTGCGGGTGGCCAGCCTGGCCGAAGGCGAGCGGATCGATACGGCCATGCAGTCGCTCAGACCGCACGACAGGCGGGTCAGCCTCAACGTGACGGGGGGCCTCAACCGCCCGCCGTTCGAGCGCGGCCCCGAAACGCTGGCCCTCTTCGGGCAGGCCAGGAAGCTGGCCGCCGACCTGGGTTTCGACCTCAGCGAGGAAGTGGTGGGCGGCGGCAGCGACGGCAACTTCACGGCGGCTTTGGTACCCACCCTGGACGGCCTGGGTGCCCCCGGCGACGGCGCGCACGCGGCCCACGAGCACATCCGCCTGGACCGCTGGCCCGACCACGTGCGGCTGCTGACGGCGCTGCTGCGCGAGATCTGA
- a CDS encoding 3-deoxy-7-phosphoheptulonate synthase produces the protein MLPKSHHSATENLHVSAFETVITPRQLKDAYPLTATAEQTVSKARRAVRSILHGEDDRLLVIAGPCSIHDFDQALTYARKLAALREDVGDQLELVMRVYVDKPRTTVGWRGYLTDPHLNGAYDFSGGLRRTRELMLAINDLGLPVATELLDPFVPQYLFDLLSWVCIGARTAESQTHRVMASAVSAPVGFKNGTSGSLKVAVDAAVAAKGAHAFFTITDDAHACIVHTRGNPDGHVVLRGGQDGPNYSAPNVAEAARLMTQAHLTPAVVVDCSHANSGSDHTRQHLVWDDVLSQRRVGSRVLRGAMIESHLNPGKQSIPADLTDLQYGVSVTDACIGWDETEQLLRAAAEQR, from the coding sequence ATGTTGCCCAAATCCCACCACAGCGCCACCGAGAACCTGCACGTCAGCGCCTTCGAGACCGTCATCACGCCCCGGCAGCTCAAGGACGCTTACCCGCTGACAGCCACGGCTGAGCAGACCGTTTCGAAGGCCCGCCGAGCGGTGCGCAGCATCCTGCACGGCGAGGATGACCGGCTGCTGGTGATTGCCGGGCCGTGCAGCATCCACGACTTTGATCAGGCGCTGACCTACGCCCGCAAGCTGGCGGCGCTGCGGGAAGACGTGGGCGACCAACTCGAACTGGTGATGCGGGTGTACGTGGACAAACCGCGCACCACCGTCGGCTGGCGCGGCTACCTCACCGACCCGCACCTCAACGGGGCCTACGACTTCAGCGGCGGACTCCGGCGCACCCGCGAGCTGATGCTGGCGATCAACGACCTGGGGCTGCCCGTCGCCACCGAACTGCTCGACCCGTTCGTGCCGCAGTACCTTTTCGATTTGCTGAGCTGGGTGTGCATCGGAGCGCGCACCGCCGAGTCGCAGACCCACCGGGTGATGGCCAGCGCGGTCTCAGCCCCGGTGGGCTTCAAGAACGGCACCAGCGGCAGTCTCAAGGTCGCCGTGGACGCGGCGGTGGCGGCCAAGGGCGCGCACGCCTTTTTCACCATCACCGACGACGCGCACGCCTGCATCGTGCACACGCGCGGCAACCCCGACGGCCACGTGGTGCTGCGCGGCGGCCAGGACGGTCCCAACTACAGCGCCCCCAACGTGGCCGAGGCGGCGCGGCTGATGACGCAGGCGCACCTGACGCCCGCCGTGGTCGTCGACTGTTCGCACGCCAACAGCGGCTCCGATCATACCCGTCAGCATCTGGTCTGGGACGACGTGCTCTCTCAGCGCCGGGTGGGCAGCCGGGTGCTGCGCGGCGCGATGATCGAGAGCCACCTCAACCCCGGCAAGCAGAGCATCCCCGCCGACCTGACCGACTTGCAGTACGGCGTCTCGGTGACCGACGCCTGTATCGGTTGGGACGAGACCGAGCAGCTGCTCAGAGCGGCGGCAGAGCAGCGCTGA
- a CDS encoding PQQ-dependent sugar dehydrogenase has protein sequence MLKPLTQFMTAALLLSAPACAQQSKDTASSQDAVHAPAPLGKSTTSGGFNVPQGFSVSTYAQGFSRPRFMVVAPNGDVFLSDTGAGKVYVLRGKNKADSQQVFAQGLNQPHGLAFHGGYLYVANTDGVVRFAYKSGDQKASGQPEKLLDLPSGAGHSTRTVVFGPDDKMYVATGSSCNVCEETNDKRAAVWVYDADGKNGKPYSTGLRNPVGLEWYGNTLYATNNGRDNLGDNVPPEGFYKLAPGRNFGWPYCYTMQPGEAQVWDKEFGKKNADTCKAATPAFALTTAHSAPLGLAFYTGKAFPAQYRGQMFVALHGSWNRTSKSGYRVVTVDPKSGKVQDFLTGFLNGQASKGRPVDLLSLPDGSMLLTDDDNAKVYRISYQP, from the coding sequence ATGCTCAAACCCCTGACCCAGTTCATGACCGCCGCGCTGCTGCTGAGCGCTCCGGCCTGTGCCCAGCAGAGTAAAGACACCGCCAGCAGCCAGGACGCCGTTCATGCGCCCGCGCCGCTCGGCAAATCCACCACCTCGGGCGGCTTCAACGTGCCGCAGGGCTTTTCGGTCAGCACCTACGCCCAGGGCTTCTCGCGCCCGCGTTTCATGGTGGTGGCCCCCAACGGCGACGTGTTTCTGAGCGATACCGGAGCCGGGAAAGTCTACGTGCTGCGCGGCAAAAACAAGGCCGACAGCCAGCAGGTGTTCGCCCAGGGGCTCAACCAGCCGCACGGCCTGGCCTTTCACGGCGGTTACCTGTACGTCGCCAACACCGACGGCGTGGTCAGATTCGCTTACAAATCCGGCGACCAGAAAGCCAGCGGCCAGCCCGAGAAGTTGCTCGACCTGCCCAGCGGCGCGGGCCACTCGACCCGCACGGTGGTCTTCGGCCCCGACGACAAGATGTATGTGGCCACCGGCAGCAGCTGCAACGTCTGCGAGGAAACCAACGACAAGCGCGCCGCCGTGTGGGTCTACGACGCTGACGGCAAGAACGGCAAACCCTACTCGACGGGCCTGCGCAACCCGGTGGGCCTGGAATGGTACGGCAACACCTTGTATGCCACCAACAACGGGCGCGACAACCTCGGCGACAACGTGCCCCCGGAGGGCTTTTACAAACTGGCCCCGGGGCGCAACTTCGGCTGGCCGTACTGCTACACCATGCAGCCAGGCGAGGCCCAGGTCTGGGACAAGGAGTTCGGCAAGAAGAACGCCGACACCTGCAAGGCCGCCACCCCCGCCTTTGCCCTGACCACCGCCCACAGCGCGCCGCTGGGCCTGGCCTTCTACACCGGCAAGGCCTTCCCCGCCCAGTACCGGGGCCAGATGTTCGTGGCGCTGCACGGCTCGTGGAACCGCACCAGCAAGAGCGGCTACCGGGTCGTGACGGTTGATCCCAAATCCGGCAAGGTGCAGGATTTCCTGACCGGCTTCCTGAACGGACAGGCGTCCAAGGGCCGCCCAGTGGACCTGCTGAGCCTGCCCGACGGCTCGATGCTGCTGACCGACGACGACAACGCCAAGGTGTACCGCATCAGCTACCAGCCGTAA